TAATAATACTTTTGCATTTAAAGGGGAAACTTGTTCTGTTGGCAAACTAAGCAGAGAGAGAATAACTGTAATGCTTGGTACAAATATGGATGGCTCTGAGAAACTTCCTTTGCTTGTTATTGGCAAAAATAAAAATCCGCACTGCTTTAAAGATGTAAAGTCCCTGCCTGTGGATTATGAGGCAAACAATATGGCATGGATGACCTCAGAAGTGTTTGAACAATGGATGCATAAACTTGATGAGAGATTTCAAGCACAGCAGCGGCGAGTAGTATTTTTTGTTGACTCTTTCCCAGCTCATCCAGAGGTAAAGAATCTAAAGTCTATTGAACTGGTGTTCTTTCCTCCATGCTCATCATCTAAATTTATAGCTATGAAACAGGGAGTTATAAGAAGTCTGAAAGTCAAATACAGGCATCGTCTTATCAAGAGATTTGTAGACTGTGTAGAAGGTAGTAAAGAGTTTACATTGACTCTACTTGATGCAGTTGATATGTTGCACCTATGCTGGAGAAATGTAACTCCAGAAACTGTTGTTAAAAGTTATGAAGAAGCAGGATTCAAATCACAAACAGGGGAAAATGGTGACACAGACAGAGAAATTGAAAGTGGTTTAGATTTGATTGCACACGCATTGGCAGCTGGGGTAGAGTTTCCAGAAGGCTTATCTTTGGAGGAATATGCAGCTTTGGATGATGACTTGGTAACATGTGAAATGCCCACAAATAATGAAACGATGTGGACCAAAGAAAGCACTTCGGTGAAAACTGATTTGTTTGTTTATGATGAAGAGGAAGATGAAGGTGATGGATCTCCAGGAATTGAACAGCCTTTGCCATCAAAAAATGAGGCTCTGACTGCTTTAGATACTCTTCGAAGGTTTCTCAGAAGTCAAGACATGAATGATTCACTTCATAATTCCCTAGCAGATCTAGATAATTTTATTGAGCATGTAGCATCTAAATGAGGGTTTATCCAAGTATGAAAGCATTTAAATGGAAAAACTAGTTACTTAGCtagctaaaaaaacaaaaacctgcagcATGGTTCTGTGGTTTGCTTTGCAAACATATCTAGGTATGacgaatataatttaaaaaaatagctctGAACTGAGGTCTTCCAAGGATAAGGGTAGGGAGAGAGGTAACCAACCTTTGTGTATTCTTGGGCCTTTTAACTTGATAACTGTGGAAGGTATAAGAAAAGTAAAAATGATTTTCCAGTTGATAAATGTAGGCGGATATTGAACTCAGTTTGTTCCCTTTTTTACTgatttcttcccctccctccccctccccccatgaatagacccactgaagttagtggaagtCTGTGAAGTATTTCAATAAAGATTTATAAGATTAGGCCTTAGGACTTTTATTCTGCTTTAAaatatgcccccccccccccaaaaaaaaaagtttgagctcTTAGAgaactaaagttttttttttaatgtagaacTTTCTTCTTAAAGAAACCTAGTGATGATATGTAGATAtcagaatttcttttttaaataagaaacagTGGAAAATTggtgcttgttttatttttaagatatgtTTGACCTGAATCTATATGAGTAGCACAACCTGCACCAAAGTTTAAACAAAAGCAAAGTTGACTCTATTTGATGTGTTGTACATCAGAGTTCAAAATGGAGACCCACTTAACTCCATTTCAGCCTTTTGATATCTGAAATC
This sequence is a window from Gopherus evgoodei ecotype Sinaloan lineage chromosome 5, rGopEvg1_v1.p, whole genome shotgun sequence. Protein-coding genes within it:
- the TIGD4 gene encoding tigger transposable element-derived protein 4 codes for the protein MAETSVDPSSLPVIRKKKSLSIEEKIDIISAVESGKKKADIAAKYGIKKNSLSSIMKNKDKVLEAFESLRFDPKRKRLRTAFYTDLEEALMKWYRIAQCLNVPVNGPMLRFKANDFAQKLGHSDFKCSNGWLDRFKSRYGLVFRSQSIESVATTADTLTVWYQNVLPYYLNDYQPKNVFNVKETGLFYRMLPNNTFAFKGETCSVGKLSRERITVMLGTNMDGSEKLPLLVIGKNKNPHCFKDVKSLPVDYEANNMAWMTSEVFEQWMHKLDERFQAQQRRVVFFVDSFPAHPEVKNLKSIELVFFPPCSSSKFIAMKQGVIRSLKVKYRHRLIKRFVDCVEGSKEFTLTLLDAVDMLHLCWRNVTPETVVKSYEEAGFKSQTGENGDTDREIESGLDLIAHALAAGVEFPEGLSLEEYAALDDDLVTCEMPTNNETMWTKESTSVKTDLFVYDEEEDEGDGSPGIEQPLPSKNEALTALDTLRRFLRSQDMNDSLHNSLADLDNFIEHVASK